Proteins encoded together in one Peribacillus asahii window:
- a CDS encoding DnaB-like helicase C-terminal domain-containing protein produces the protein MKKPSLLHDNKYNFQKDDFTSEGESSFYVIIFAAINNLYDQGIEQIDLMMIDTFLSSYDVQYKIFSDNKGLEYLESGIEKASMKNFDYSYNRLKKFSLLRTYKRNGFDISELYDESVFAPKESESMIEEFDKLTIDEMIAHFDKKLLEISSQFSKSEETKTIHASSNAKQLLQKFKEKPDYGISMIGDIQNTIFRGAKLKSLGLRSAPSNLGKTRIALGEATDMAIDEIYDLKKNEWVSNNNAENVLFISTEIEGDALQSTILAYISGVPERKIKDGATNQEEDKRLNKAVEILERSSFWIEYIPDFDTQLIENKIKQHIIENQAQYIYFDYLHISMSILEELANASKGMKLREDMVLFMFMNRLDQIRKRYNVYIQTATQVNGDWKNSENADSTVLRGSKAIADKATRGIIALSPTSKDLKSIDPILKKGFHPEPNVVYHIYKNRETEYKDCKLWLYIDYDTMRQEELFLTKNDYTLIDIKPTEIQSKTAPVNKEYDF, from the coding sequence CTTTACTACACGATAATAAATACAACTTTCAAAAAGATGATTTCACATCTGAAGGAGAGTCATCCTTTTATGTTATTATATTTGCAGCCATTAACAATCTGTATGATCAAGGCATCGAACAAATTGACTTAATGATGATTGATACATTCTTAAGTAGTTACGATGTTCAATATAAAATTTTCAGCGACAATAAAGGACTAGAGTATTTAGAAAGTGGTATTGAGAAAGCAAGCATGAAGAATTTTGATTATAGCTATAATCGTTTAAAAAAATTCAGTTTGCTAAGAACATATAAACGCAATGGATTTGATATTTCAGAATTATATGATGAATCAGTTTTTGCTCCAAAAGAGTCTGAATCAATGATTGAGGAATTTGATAAATTAACTATCGATGAAATGATTGCACATTTTGATAAAAAACTTTTAGAAATATCTAGTCAATTTTCTAAAAGTGAAGAAACTAAAACGATTCATGCTTCATCTAATGCAAAGCAATTATTACAAAAATTTAAAGAGAAGCCCGACTATGGTATTTCTATGATCGGTGATATACAGAATACTATTTTCAGAGGAGCGAAATTAAAATCATTAGGATTGCGTTCTGCACCTTCTAACTTAGGTAAAACTCGTATTGCACTTGGCGAAGCAACTGATATGGCAATTGATGAGATATATGATTTAAAGAAAAATGAATGGGTAAGTAATAATAATGCTGAAAATGTTCTTTTTATTAGCACAGAAATTGAAGGAGATGCTCTTCAAAGTACAATATTGGCATACATATCAGGTGTTCCAGAGAGAAAAATTAAAGACGGGGCAACAAATCAAGAAGAAGATAAAAGATTAAATAAAGCAGTGGAAATACTTGAAAGAAGTAGTTTTTGGATTGAGTATATTCCTGACTTTGATACACAACTAATTGAAAACAAGATTAAGCAACATATTATTGAAAATCAAGCACAGTATATCTATTTTGACTATTTGCATATTAGTATGAGTATTTTAGAAGAGCTTGCTAATGCATCAAAAGGAATGAAATTACGTGAAGATATGGTTTTATTTATGTTTATGAATAGACTTGATCAAATTAGAAAAAGGTACAATGTCTATATTCAAACTGCTACACAAGTAAACGGAGACTGGAAAAATAGCGAAAATGCAGACAGTACAGTACTGAGAGGCTCAAAAGCCATTGCCGACAAAGCTACAAGAGGGATTATTGCTTTATCTCCCACAAGTAAAGATTTGAAGTCAATTGACCCAATCCTAAAAAAAGGATTCCATCCTGAGCCGAATGTTGTTTATCACATTTATAAAAATCGTGAAACTGAATATAAGGATTGTAAACTTTGGTTATACATAGATTACGATACAATGAGACAAGAGGAATTATTTTTAACTAAAAATGATTATACATTAATTGATATCAAACCAACTGAAATACAAAGTAAGACTGCACCAGTAAACAAAGAATATGATTTTTGA